A window of Haloarchaeobius litoreus contains these coding sequences:
- the hemB gene encoding porphobilinogen synthase, whose translation MDLTNRPRRLRGDGVRGLVSETSLAPSDLIAPVFVDATTDERVPIESMPGHERVPVDEAVARVEEVLETGVEAVMLFGIPTEKDAEGSRAWAVDGVVQEATRRIKSETDAYVITDVCMCEYTEHGHCGLLTEGAREGDGLTVDNDATLPALERTAVSHARAGADMVAPSGMMDGMVEAIREALDDDGHSEVPIMSYAAKYESAFYGPFRDAADGAPSFGDRRHYQMDPANRREAMREVALDVEQGADVLMVKPALPYLDIVADVRREFDHPVAAYNVSGEYAMLHAAAEKGWLDLESVAHESLLSIKRAGADLILTYFAEDVARSLP comes from the coding sequence ATGGACCTCACGAACCGACCACGGCGGCTGCGCGGCGACGGGGTGCGCGGGCTGGTCAGCGAGACGAGCCTCGCACCGTCTGACCTCATCGCGCCGGTGTTCGTCGACGCGACGACCGACGAGCGGGTGCCCATCGAGTCGATGCCGGGGCACGAGCGGGTGCCGGTCGACGAGGCGGTGGCCCGCGTCGAGGAGGTACTGGAGACGGGCGTCGAGGCGGTGATGCTGTTCGGCATCCCGACGGAGAAGGACGCCGAGGGCTCGCGCGCCTGGGCGGTCGACGGCGTCGTACAGGAGGCGACCCGGCGCATCAAGAGCGAGACCGACGCCTACGTCATCACGGACGTCTGCATGTGCGAGTACACCGAGCACGGCCACTGCGGCCTGCTGACGGAGGGGGCACGCGAGGGCGACGGGCTCACGGTCGACAACGACGCGACGCTGCCGGCGCTGGAGCGCACCGCCGTCTCGCACGCCCGCGCTGGCGCGGACATGGTCGCGCCGTCGGGCATGATGGACGGGATGGTCGAGGCCATCCGCGAGGCGCTCGACGACGACGGCCACAGCGAGGTGCCCATCATGAGCTACGCGGCGAAGTACGAGTCGGCGTTCTACGGGCCGTTCCGCGACGCGGCCGACGGGGCACCGTCGTTCGGCGACCGCCGGCACTACCAGATGGACCCCGCGAACCGTCGCGAGGCGATGCGCGAGGTCGCACTCGACGTCGAGCAGGGCGCTGACGTGCTGATGGTCAAGCCCGCGCTGCCGTACCTCGACATCGTCGCGGACGTGCGCCGGGAGTTCGACCACCCCGTCGCCGCCTACAACGTCTCCGGCGAGTACGCGATGCTGCACGCCGCGGCGGAGAAGGGCTGGCTCGACCTGGAGTCGGTCGCCCACGAGTCGCTGCTCTCCATCAAGCGCGCCGGCGCGGACCTGATCCTCACCTACTTCGCGGAGGACGTGGCGCGGTCGCTGCCGTAG